In Acaryochloris marina S15, a single genomic region encodes these proteins:
- a CDS encoding cation diffusion facilitator family transporter, translated as MTIDNRQDVRNVLVTVLFLNVTVMLIKAGLGWWTGSLSLFADALHSITDSANNVLGLTMNRLASPEPDREHPYGHQKFDAIGALGIAAFLGIACFEILEGAVGNLFSQQSDVAMSPQVLELLLVVLGLNIIVAVYERSVGERVNSSILLSDAQHTMSDIWVTGMVMLGLVGVGLGYQWVDVVLAFPVCVLVFASGWSVLQHNLPWLVDEMAIAPEAIHDAVINVPGVLNCHDIASRGLLGRQTFIEMHLVVDSDSVEVAHDITEEVEAILEQKYAPIRATIHIEPRSYSSEQISFGEVPATEQGV; from the coding sequence ATGACTATCGATAATCGCCAAGATGTGCGCAATGTGCTCGTCACTGTCTTGTTTTTAAATGTCACAGTGATGCTAATTAAGGCTGGCCTGGGATGGTGGACAGGGTCTTTGAGTTTATTCGCAGATGCACTGCATAGCATTACCGATAGTGCGAATAACGTGCTGGGATTAACCATGAATCGATTGGCATCCCCAGAACCCGATCGCGAGCATCCCTATGGACACCAAAAATTTGATGCCATTGGGGCGTTGGGTATCGCTGCTTTTTTAGGGATTGCTTGCTTTGAAATTTTAGAAGGGGCAGTGGGGAATCTCTTCAGCCAACAGTCTGATGTGGCAATGTCGCCTCAAGTCTTAGAACTATTGCTCGTGGTATTGGGCCTCAATATTATTGTGGCCGTTTACGAGCGTAGCGTTGGCGAGCGGGTGAACAGCAGCATTCTGTTATCGGATGCGCAACATACGATGAGCGATATTTGGGTCACCGGAATGGTGATGCTGGGCCTTGTCGGTGTGGGATTAGGATATCAATGGGTCGACGTGGTGTTGGCCTTCCCTGTCTGCGTTTTAGTATTTGCTAGCGGCTGGTCTGTATTGCAGCACAACTTGCCTTGGTTGGTGGATGAGATGGCCATTGCCCCAGAAGCGATTCATGACGCGGTGATTAATGTGCCTGGGGTGCTCAACTGTCACGATATAGCTTCTCGTGGGTTGTTGGGACGTCAGACCTTTATCGAGATGCACCTGGTGGTGGACTCAGATAGTGTCGAAGTGGCCCATGACATCACAGAAGAAGTGGAAGCCATTCTGGAGCAAAAGTATGCTCCTATACGGGCCACTATCCACATTGAACCCCGGTCTTATTCCTCCGAGCAGATTAGTTTTGGTGAAGTGCCGGCAACGGAGCAAGGCGTCTAA
- a CDS encoding metal ABC transporter substrate-binding protein, translated as MTNIPLRRSVVFATLLAFGLAFTGCTAPDGPSTNPEEQTAENENRPAKANGKKTVLTTFTILADMARNVAGDKLNVESVTRIGAEIHGYEPTPSDLVKAQDADLILYNGMNLERWFEKFLGSVKDVPSVLLTEGIEPMPIVEGPYSDKPNPHAWMSPRNALVYVENIRKAFVKLDPENEETYNANAEAYSKKLKAIDDELQADLEKVPASQRYLVSCEGAFSYLARDYDMKEIYMWPINAEQQFTPKQVQRVIKKVKSNDVPTIFCESTVSDEGQKQVAKTTGVRFGGNLYVDSLSTAEGPVPTFLDLLEYDARTITNGLLAGRKN; from the coding sequence ATGACCAATATCCCTCTCCGAAGAAGTGTTGTGTTCGCCACTCTCCTGGCATTTGGGTTAGCTTTTACCGGCTGCACAGCCCCTGACGGGCCTTCGACGAACCCTGAAGAGCAGACTGCAGAAAATGAAAATCGACCCGCAAAAGCGAATGGGAAAAAGACGGTACTGACAACATTCACGATTCTGGCTGATATGGCCCGCAACGTTGCCGGTGACAAGCTGAACGTAGAATCCGTCACTCGTATTGGTGCAGAGATTCACGGCTATGAACCCACTCCTAGCGATTTGGTTAAAGCCCAGGATGCCGACTTGATTCTCTACAACGGCATGAACCTGGAACGCTGGTTTGAGAAGTTCCTGGGCAGTGTCAAAGATGTCCCTTCGGTGCTACTGACAGAGGGAATTGAACCGATGCCGATTGTGGAAGGCCCCTATTCCGATAAGCCCAATCCCCACGCTTGGATGTCACCCCGCAATGCCCTGGTGTATGTCGAAAACATTCGCAAAGCATTTGTGAAACTCGATCCAGAAAATGAAGAAACCTACAACGCCAATGCTGAAGCCTACAGCAAGAAACTCAAAGCTATTGATGATGAGCTACAAGCAGACCTAGAGAAAGTTCCTGCCAGCCAACGGTATTTAGTGAGCTGTGAAGGCGCATTTTCTTACCTGGCTCGGGACTATGACATGAAAGAAATTTATATGTGGCCGATCAATGCAGAACAGCAGTTTACTCCTAAGCAAGTCCAACGCGTGATTAAAAAGGTCAAGTCGAATGATGTACCGACGATTTTCTGTGAAAGTACCGTGAGTGATGAAGGACAAAAGCAGGTGGCCAAAACTACAGGCGTGCGGTTTGGCGGCAATCTCTATGTCGATTCCCTCTCAACGGCAGAGGGGCCAGTACCCACGTTTTTAGATTTGCTGGAATATGACGCTCGCACGATAACCAACGGCTTACTCGCTGGCCGCAAAAACTGA
- a CDS encoding metal ABC transporter ATP-binding protein, producing the protein MNSTTQAFGITVDNLSVTYNNARLALYNATCTVEPGTITALVGPNGCGKSTLFKSIMGFLRPTQGHIRVQGLPVHKAQKRQLMSYVPQADEVDWNFPVSVFDVVMMGRYGYMNVLRMPSAKDRRLVMSSLERVGMVDFRHRQIGELSGGQKKRAFLARALAQESKVMLLDEPFTGVDVKTEKSIIDLMLQLRQEHHTILISTHDLASVSTFCDRTILLNQTILASGTTAETFTEENLALTFGGLPIRSLKQIPLQSEVEA; encoded by the coding sequence ATGAATTCTACAACTCAAGCCTTCGGCATTACCGTGGATAACCTGAGCGTCACCTACAATAATGCCCGGTTAGCTCTTTACAACGCGACTTGCACCGTAGAACCCGGAACCATCACCGCTTTGGTAGGACCCAACGGCTGCGGTAAATCAACCCTATTCAAATCCATCATGGGGTTTTTACGTCCCACCCAAGGCCACATCCGGGTGCAGGGCTTGCCCGTTCATAAGGCCCAAAAACGACAATTGATGTCCTATGTCCCGCAAGCCGATGAGGTGGACTGGAATTTTCCCGTGAGTGTTTTCGACGTGGTGATGATGGGACGCTATGGCTATATGAATGTGCTGCGGATGCCCTCTGCGAAGGATCGACGGCTGGTGATGTCCAGTCTTGAGCGAGTCGGTATGGTTGATTTTCGCCATCGTCAAATTGGAGAACTATCAGGGGGCCAGAAAAAGCGCGCATTTCTAGCCCGAGCCTTGGCCCAAGAAAGCAAGGTCATGTTATTGGATGAGCCATTTACAGGAGTAGATGTCAAGACAGAAAAAAGCATCATTGACCTGATGCTGCAATTGCGTCAAGAACACCACACTATTTTGATTTCTACCCACGATCTGGCATCTGTGTCGACTTTTTGCGATCGCACCATCCTGCTCAATCAAACGATTCTTGCCTCGGGGACGACCGCCGAAACCTTTACTGAAGAAAATCTTGCACTGACCTTTGGCGGTTTGCCCATCCGGAGCCTAAAGCAAATCCCTCTGCAGTCAGAGGTAGAAGCATGA
- a CDS encoding 4Fe-4S single cluster domain-containing protein → MNSSGRLTLVALPYFQRGVLKAVDWRFRQGMMGAIATIDTLITVLNMIETTQKIDPLLSLIAVPPGYLNVMGYWDASEENGPGCRAVVWLQGCHRGCSNCENPQSWSFEINELISIDRMFHIIVRNPKNEGVTFVGGEPFWQAPALALLAERLKSEGLNTMAYTGFTLERLLAPYAPAGSQALLEQLDLVVDFSLYKAHLECFL, encoded by the coding sequence ATGAACAGCTCTGGGCGACTCACCCTAGTCGCCCTTCCCTACTTTCAGAGAGGCGTTCTCAAAGCGGTTGATTGGAGATTTAGGCAAGGAATGATGGGTGCGATCGCAACTATAGATACCCTTATAACGGTACTGAACATGATAGAGACAACCCAGAAAATAGATCCCTTACTATCCCTGATTGCAGTGCCACCCGGTTATTTGAACGTTATGGGATATTGGGATGCATCAGAAGAAAATGGTCCAGGATGTCGGGCGGTAGTGTGGTTGCAAGGATGTCATCGTGGTTGTTCTAATTGTGAAAATCCTCAATCTTGGTCATTTGAAATTAATGAGTTGATATCGATTGATCGCATGTTTCACATCATTGTTCGCAATCCCAAGAATGAGGGGGTGACCTTTGTCGGAGGAGAACCCTTTTGGCAAGCTCCAGCTCTCGCTTTACTGGCAGAGCGTTTGAAATCAGAAGGTTTAAATACGATGGCCTACACAGGATTTACCCTAGAGCGATTGTTGGCACCCTACGCTCCAGCAGGTTCGCAAGCATTGTTGGAGCAACTAGACCTAGTGGTAGATTTTTCCTTATATAAAGCCCATTTGGAGTGTTTCTTATAG
- a CDS encoding metal ABC transporter permease, whose translation MASIPLWNWIVEPLQYAFLVQAIWVSAFVGLVCAVLSCYITLKGWSLMGDAISHAVVPGVVVAYALNIPFSIGAFVFGFGATVAIGYVKSNTRLKEDAVIGVIFTGFFAFGLVLITKIPSNIDLFHILFGNVLGISQQDIIQTLIAGTITLVVILLRRKDLMLFCFDPNHAKAIGLNTQAMYYTLLCVLALTIVTALQTAGIILVISMLVTPGSIAYLLSDRFDHMLIISVISSVFSCVMGTYLSYHLDISTGGSIVTLLTLVFIVTMFFSPKYGIIAQRLQRKYQTSNVTLPSPTRD comes from the coding sequence ATGGCATCCATACCGCTGTGGAATTGGATTGTCGAACCCTTACAGTATGCATTTTTAGTCCAAGCAATCTGGGTGAGTGCCTTTGTGGGCTTAGTGTGTGCCGTACTCTCCTGCTACATCACCCTTAAGGGTTGGTCCCTGATGGGAGACGCCATTTCCCATGCAGTGGTACCCGGTGTAGTGGTGGCCTATGCCCTGAATATCCCCTTTTCCATTGGTGCGTTTGTCTTTGGGTTTGGGGCTACAGTTGCCATCGGCTATGTGAAGTCCAACACTCGCCTGAAAGAAGATGCCGTGATTGGGGTGATCTTCACCGGGTTTTTTGCCTTTGGTTTAGTGTTAATCACCAAAATCCCCAGCAATATTGATCTATTCCATATCCTTTTTGGTAATGTCCTCGGAATTTCTCAACAGGATATTATCCAAACCTTGATTGCAGGGACGATTACCCTCGTTGTCATTCTGCTACGGCGCAAAGATCTGATGCTATTCTGCTTCGATCCAAACCATGCAAAAGCCATTGGTCTGAATACCCAAGCTATGTACTATACCCTGCTGTGTGTGCTAGCTCTGACCATTGTCACGGCACTGCAAACCGCAGGTATTATCTTAGTGATTTCAATGTTGGTGACGCCGGGTTCAATTGCCTATTTATTGAGCGATCGCTTTGACCATATGCTGATCATTTCAGTGATCAGTAGTGTGTTCTCTTGTGTAATGGGCACTTATCTTAGTTATCACTTGGATATTTCCACGGGGGGTAGTATTGTCACTCTTTTAACCCTGGTATTTATTGTGACGATGTTTTTCTCTCCTAAATATGGCATTATCGCCCAGCGATTGCAGCGAAAATATCAGACTTCCAACGTTACATTGCCCTCGCCGACTCGGGATTGA
- a CDS encoding cofactor assembly of complex C subunit B, translating into MPQSDPNRILRLLPFVVGGLGGTLLMVNRLLTPSLTTSQARSDAVGVIISAVLILTGLLWQRVQPRSPEAVELIGEQGIEFAPNLSETAKTELAWASHILLTNTVTKSVVIWYRDQVLLRRGVLGPISTVKPGAIVERVLSTEKAVYLVALKLYPGRVEFDYLPENTQGVICQPIGNEGVLILGANVPRSYTNQDEAWVSAIADKLDNTLSQQESTPISG; encoded by the coding sequence ATGCCTCAATCTGATCCCAATCGAATACTACGTTTACTACCCTTTGTTGTCGGAGGACTGGGGGGTACTTTACTCATGGTTAATCGCCTCCTTACCCCCAGTTTGACGACATCCCAGGCCCGCTCTGATGCCGTCGGCGTCATTATCAGTGCCGTATTGATTCTGACTGGATTGCTCTGGCAGCGAGTTCAACCGCGATCACCCGAGGCCGTCGAGCTGATCGGAGAGCAGGGCATTGAGTTTGCACCTAATTTATCAGAAACGGCTAAAACCGAGTTGGCATGGGCTTCTCATATCCTGCTCACCAATACCGTTACCAAATCTGTGGTGATTTGGTATCGCGATCAGGTATTGCTCCGACGAGGGGTATTAGGACCCATCTCAACGGTGAAACCTGGTGCCATTGTTGAGCGGGTTTTGAGCACCGAAAAAGCGGTCTATTTAGTCGCCCTAAAGCTTTACCCAGGCAGGGTTGAGTTCGATTATCTTCCTGAAAATACTCAGGGCGTGATCTGCCAGCCCATTGGTAACGAAGGCGTCCTTATTTTAGGCGCCAATGTCCCCCGCAGCTACACCAATCAGGACGAAGCATGGGTAAGTGCGATCGCAGATAAATTAGACAATACTCTTAGCCAACAAGAATCAACCCCCATCTCTGGATAA
- a CDS encoding pentapeptide repeat-containing protein has protein sequence MEVVIGRDDFLAQYLSGKRNFAGANLRGISLSEVDLSEVNLQDAYLAGADLESVDLGDANLQGSTLRGADLGGAFLQSANLKGADLRGANLMGTDLREADLGDARLAAADYDRNTHFPTGFHPETAKMHLVT, from the coding sequence ATGGAAGTAGTGATAGGCCGAGATGATTTTTTAGCCCAATATTTGTCTGGGAAACGGAATTTCGCAGGGGCTAACTTAAGAGGTATTTCCCTGAGTGAAGTGGATTTGAGTGAGGTCAACCTTCAAGATGCTTATCTAGCGGGCGCTGACTTAGAGTCTGTGGATCTGGGCGATGCCAATTTGCAAGGCTCCACTCTTAGAGGCGCTGATCTGGGAGGAGCCTTTTTGCAAAGTGCCAATCTTAAAGGAGCTGATCTGCGGGGGGCTAATCTGATGGGGACGGATCTGAGAGAAGCTGATTTAGGCGATGCCCGATTAGCCGCCGCCGATTATGATCGCAATACCCATTTTCCCACCGGCTTTCATCCCGAAACAGCGAAGATGCATTTAGTTACTTAG
- a CDS encoding amino acid ABC transporter substrate-binding protein, translating to MQILGQSATIATLTALFTVLGVQFAAAESVLEKVQRTGTLTAGTSQEAQPFAFADDQGQLQGYSIDMLKLIQTQLAKELGREVQLQLMPINPEDRIPKLVQGEVDIVCDASSYTWERDKQIDFSVSYSLTGTRLLVKQQNAAWETADLANKKIAALAATTNETAIRRAQPQAQVVIVKTHAEGYKALQQGQVDAFAADGILLDAWLQTAKDPNKFDVIGYFSKEGIACMVPENNSQFADQVNYSLVRFMQGYLQGKEFYVSIFDRWFGDQAKVPLTQDLRGLVLEAMQLVVDFKEEIPESDL from the coding sequence ATGCAAATACTCGGTCAGTCGGCAACCATTGCTACCCTAACAGCTCTATTCACCGTCTTGGGAGTACAGTTTGCTGCCGCCGAATCAGTCTTAGAAAAAGTGCAACGTACAGGTACGTTAACTGCCGGTACTAGCCAAGAAGCACAGCCCTTTGCATTTGCGGATGATCAAGGGCAATTGCAAGGCTACTCGATTGATATGCTGAAGCTAATCCAAACTCAGTTAGCCAAGGAGTTAGGACGAGAGGTTCAGCTCCAGCTGATGCCCATTAACCCTGAAGACCGGATTCCCAAACTGGTTCAAGGTGAAGTGGATATTGTTTGTGATGCGAGTAGTTATACCTGGGAACGAGATAAGCAAATTGATTTCTCTGTGAGTTACAGTCTGACAGGCACTCGCTTGCTAGTGAAGCAGCAAAATGCGGCGTGGGAAACGGCTGACCTGGCAAACAAGAAAATTGCGGCTCTGGCCGCGACCACCAATGAAACAGCCATCCGTCGGGCTCAGCCCCAAGCCCAAGTCGTGATCGTTAAAACTCATGCAGAAGGATATAAGGCCCTTCAGCAAGGGCAGGTAGATGCGTTCGCCGCCGATGGAATTCTACTGGATGCCTGGCTGCAAACGGCTAAAGATCCCAACAAGTTCGATGTTATTGGGTATTTTTCTAAAGAAGGAATTGCCTGCATGGTGCCTGAAAATAACTCTCAGTTTGCGGATCAGGTCAACTATTCCTTAGTACGCTTTATGCAAGGGTATCTGCAAGGTAAAGAGTTCTATGTGTCGATCTTCGATCGTTGGTTTGGAGACCAAGCAAAGGTCCCTCTGACCCAGGATTTACGGGGCTTAGTCCTCGAAGCGATGCAGCTCGTGGTTGATTTTAAGGAAGAGATTCCCGAAAGCGATCTGTAA
- a CDS encoding GAF domain-containing protein, protein MTGSAPDPFHLPQDEEETLSCDIQLETLLQQSTLLREVTNEIQKKLDTNTIFQIAVDKIQDVLKTDRVAIFQFDPATDYRQGVFVAEKVVPVYYSVVAARVTDDRFSENYADKYQLGRVFAVSDIYTAGLSDCHIQIYERFQVRATLVLPLLQGDQLWGLLCLHQCSGPRVWLFSEIEFMEQIAIQLGIALNQAELYEQALGKSQQLQIALQQVEVQKEQEAWKARYERNIAEIVLRIRQSLDIEDIFRATTHDVRESLGCDRVVVYQFFPDWSGKFLVEATAPNLSPLSEIDVPTTWQDTYLQENQGGKYRDNATTVVTDIYQQSYTDCHIEILEWFQIRAYMVVPVFIGETLWGLLAAYQLHQPRSWHQVELYLLKQAGAQLGVALQQSELLNQLRESKNKAEAANQAKSAFLANMSHELRTPLNAILGFSQLLARDENLTIEQKQTLNTINRSGSHLLNLINDVLDMSKIEAGKISLNLQNCDLLHLLDSLQEMFALKAKSKGLVLNIQKSSQLPPYIRIDESRLRQVLINLLTNALNFTDVGSVTLRAFTQPSPESLTSHQENPQPNLSLCFEVEDTGIGIANNQLAGIFEAFIQTPSGQRSQDGTGLGLAICRHFIHLMKGDIQVQSQPGQGTTVLVQIPVVIPDTDEVEEHRYTNVTGLAPDQAPIRMLIVEDNLENRQILKQLMTDVGFEVQTVENGQAAVDCWQAWHPQIIWMDWQLPVMNGYEATRAIRSLESQGTQKADVISPSAVSRTEMSASRTIIIAVTASVFEDTQAECEEAGCDDFLCKPYQPSRLFELLAQHLNLKFLSEDQGQAITFPEDQDTPLISDHDAELQLSQHSVEWLTQLQQAAIELDEEWVSQQLAEITTDYPKLTTKLMKLFRGFQFDQITNLVDNALSLKTKT, encoded by the coding sequence ATGACTGGATCTGCACCTGACCCTTTCCATCTACCCCAAGATGAAGAAGAGACTCTAAGCTGTGACATCCAGTTAGAAACGTTGCTGCAGCAATCTACTTTATTGAGAGAGGTGACTAATGAGATTCAGAAAAAGCTCGATACCAATACCATCTTTCAGATTGCTGTTGACAAAATTCAAGATGTACTAAAAACAGATCGAGTTGCTATTTTTCAGTTCGATCCTGCCACCGATTATAGACAAGGTGTTTTTGTAGCAGAAAAAGTTGTTCCAGTCTATTACTCCGTAGTGGCTGCGCGAGTAACAGATGATCGCTTTAGCGAGAATTACGCTGATAAATATCAATTGGGTCGAGTATTTGCAGTTTCTGATATTTATACGGCGGGTCTAAGTGATTGCCATATTCAGATTTATGAGCGGTTTCAAGTTCGGGCCACCTTAGTTCTTCCCCTACTTCAAGGCGATCAGCTCTGGGGATTGCTATGTCTGCATCAGTGCTCAGGACCTCGGGTATGGCTATTCTCAGAAATAGAATTTATGGAGCAAATTGCGATTCAGCTCGGTATCGCTCTAAATCAAGCAGAATTGTATGAGCAGGCATTGGGTAAATCCCAACAATTACAAATTGCCCTCCAGCAAGTTGAGGTGCAGAAAGAACAAGAGGCTTGGAAAGCCAGGTATGAGCGCAATATTGCTGAAATTGTTCTGCGGATTCGCCAAAGTTTAGATATTGAGGATATTTTTCGGGCAACGACCCATGATGTACGTGAGTCTTTGGGATGCGATCGCGTCGTCGTCTACCAATTCTTTCCAGATTGGTCCGGGAAATTTCTGGTTGAGGCCACCGCGCCCAACCTATCGCCCCTATCAGAAATAGATGTGCCGACCACCTGGCAGGATACTTATTTACAGGAAAATCAGGGTGGGAAATACCGAGATAATGCCACGACAGTGGTTACTGATATTTACCAACAATCCTATACAGACTGCCACATAGAGATCCTGGAATGGTTTCAGATTAGAGCCTATATGGTTGTCCCCGTTTTTATCGGTGAAACCCTCTGGGGGTTATTAGCGGCATACCAACTCCACCAGCCTCGTTCATGGCACCAGGTAGAGCTGTACCTCCTGAAACAAGCGGGTGCCCAGTTGGGGGTGGCTTTGCAACAGTCAGAACTACTCAACCAACTGCGAGAGTCAAAGAATAAAGCAGAAGCTGCGAATCAGGCAAAAAGTGCTTTTTTAGCCAATATGAGCCATGAGTTAAGAACCCCCCTCAATGCCATTTTGGGGTTTAGCCAACTCCTAGCTCGGGATGAAAACCTGACCATTGAACAGAAACAAACTCTTAACACCATTAATCGGAGCGGCTCTCATCTGCTGAATTTAATCAATGATGTTTTGGATATGTCCAAGATTGAAGCGGGAAAAATATCTCTCAATCTTCAGAACTGTGACCTCCTCCACCTGCTAGATTCCCTGCAAGAAATGTTTGCCTTGAAAGCCAAATCGAAGGGATTAGTTCTAAACATCCAAAAATCAAGCCAATTACCACCCTATATCCGTATTGATGAAAGCAGGCTCAGGCAAGTGTTAATTAATCTGCTGACCAACGCCTTGAACTTTACAGATGTTGGCTCCGTTACCTTGAGGGCTTTTACCCAGCCCTCACCCGAGTCGTTGACTTCCCATCAAGAGAACCCTCAACCTAACCTTTCTCTATGCTTTGAAGTTGAAGATACGGGAATAGGAATAGCGAACAACCAACTCGCTGGTATTTTTGAAGCCTTTATCCAAACGCCATCGGGGCAACGCTCACAAGACGGCACAGGGTTAGGCCTGGCGATTTGTCGTCACTTCATCCACCTGATGAAGGGTGATATTCAGGTCCAGAGTCAGCCAGGACAGGGGACGACCGTATTGGTGCAGATTCCTGTGGTGATTCCAGATACGGATGAGGTTGAAGAACATCGCTATACGAATGTGACAGGCCTTGCTCCTGACCAAGCTCCCATCCGCATGCTCATTGTTGAAGATAATTTAGAGAATCGGCAAATTCTAAAGCAGCTGATGACGGATGTGGGATTTGAGGTGCAGACGGTCGAAAATGGCCAAGCAGCCGTCGACTGTTGGCAAGCCTGGCATCCTCAGATAATTTGGATGGATTGGCAACTCCCTGTCATGAATGGCTATGAGGCGACCAGGGCCATTCGTTCCCTAGAGTCTCAGGGTACTCAGAAAGCTGATGTTATTTCTCCGAGTGCGGTCTCCAGGACAGAAATGTCTGCTTCACGTACCATTATTATTGCGGTAACAGCGAGTGTATTCGAAGATACCCAAGCTGAATGCGAAGAAGCTGGCTGTGATGATTTTCTGTGCAAACCCTATCAACCCAGCAGGTTATTTGAGCTACTCGCTCAACATCTCAACCTGAAGTTCTTGTCGGAGGATCAGGGGCAAGCTATCACTTTCCCCGAAGACCAGGATACTCCGCTAATAAGCGATCATGATGCGGAATTACAGCTATCTCAGCATTCTGTGGAATGGCTCACTCAGTTGCAACAAGCGGCGATTGAACTGGATGAGGAGTGGGTTAGTCAACAATTAGCAGAAATCACGACTGACTATCCCAAGTTGACCACGAAACTGATGAAGCTATTTAGAGGGTTTCAATTCGATCAAATTACTAATCTGGTTGATAACGCTCTGTCTCTCAAAACGAAGACTTAA
- a CDS encoding winged helix-turn-helix transcriptional regulator produces MDDTQNCLSSSCPIEYTLDRIGGKWSIPILRELFSSPQRTHQLQSALPGISTKTLMVRLRDLEDHGLVERQVFAEVPLHVEYSITEKGQQIQPVLAALYQVGQQWLEQEDCHCPLNEKVG; encoded by the coding sequence ATGGACGACACACAAAACTGTCTCAGCTCCTCCTGTCCGATTGAATATACCCTGGATAGAATTGGCGGCAAGTGGTCTATCCCCATTCTGCGAGAACTCTTTAGCAGTCCCCAACGCACCCATCAGCTCCAGTCAGCCCTACCTGGCATCAGTACCAAAACTCTGATGGTGCGGCTGCGAGATTTAGAGGATCATGGCCTCGTCGAACGGCAGGTATTTGCAGAGGTCCCGTTGCATGTGGAATATTCCATCACCGAAAAGGGGCAACAAATTCAGCCCGTCTTGGCAGCCCTCTACCAAGTCGGACAACAATGGCTGGAGCAAGAAGACTGCCATTGCCCTCTAAACGAAAAAGTCGGTTAG
- a CDS encoding alternative oxidase has product MIRLLVGVLVFVLKTVYRDRSIPRFYVLETVARIPYFSYLSVLHFYETLGVWRRADWLKVHFAESWNELHHLLIMEALGGDKKWMDRFLARHVALLYYWIVVVLYLVSPRSAYHFMELVEQEAYQTYNSFLHDHAEELKVQPAPQIAVSYYRDGDLYMFDEFQSARVPEERRPAVDNLYDVFINIRDDEMEHVKTMVACQSVEAQGNLSPHNPALISES; this is encoded by the coding sequence ATGATTCGACTACTGGTTGGTGTTCTGGTCTTTGTCTTAAAAACGGTCTATCGAGATCGCTCCATTCCGCGTTTTTATGTCCTAGAAACGGTGGCTCGAATTCCCTATTTTTCCTATCTCTCTGTGCTCCACTTTTATGAGACCTTGGGGGTTTGGCGACGGGCCGATTGGCTGAAAGTACACTTTGCTGAGTCCTGGAATGAACTCCATCATCTGCTGATTATGGAAGCGTTGGGTGGAGATAAAAAATGGATGGATCGGTTTCTTGCTCGCCATGTGGCGCTACTGTACTACTGGATTGTTGTGGTGCTTTATTTGGTGTCACCCCGTTCGGCCTACCATTTTATGGAGTTAGTCGAACAGGAAGCCTATCAGACTTACAATTCCTTTCTCCATGATCATGCCGAGGAACTCAAAGTCCAACCTGCACCTCAGATAGCGGTTAGCTATTATCGCGATGGCGATCTCTATATGTTTGATGAGTTTCAATCGGCTCGTGTCCCTGAGGAACGTCGTCCTGCCGTGGATAACCTATATGACGTGTTTATCAATATTCGCGATGATGAAATGGAGCATGTGAAAACAATGGTGGCTTGCCAGTCTGTGGAAGCACAGGGTAACCTCAGCCCCCATAACCCTGCCCTGATCTCTGAATCTTAA